The Cucumis sativus cultivar 9930 unplaced genomic scaffold, Cucumber_9930_V3 scaffold126, whole genome shotgun sequence genome has a window encoding:
- the LOC116405618 gene encoding uncharacterized protein LOC116405618 — translation MAPVNRSPILLFVFLQLFLSQTLARKPHLIDFRSPNLYPEGLVWDTSAQHFVVGSLHQRTLVSVSDAGVAETLIRDPSLPENASILGLAIDSVNSRLLAAVHAPPLPEFNALASYDLRSRHRISLTPLPSDGTSGHRPVANAVAVDFKGNAFITNSGGNFIWKVDKDGSASIFSKSASYSSYPATPNEVYSSSGLNGAVYVSKGYLLVVQSNTGKMFKVDADDGTARLVLLNKELKGADGIAARKDGVVLVVSYRKLWFLKSEDSWGEGVVYDEIDLDEEKFATAVAVGNEGRVYVLNGYVNEGLNGNLGREMFGIEEMRSPKESEDERVWIYVLVGFGLAYFLFWRFQMKQLIGNMDKKTN, via the coding sequence ATGGCGCCCGTTAATCGCTCTCCAATTCTCCTATTCGTCTTCCTCCAATTGTTCCTCTCCCAAACCCTAGCTCGAAAGCCCCACCTTATCGATTTCCGATCCCCAAATCTCTACCCGGAGGGCCTCGTTTGGGACACATCAGCCCAGCATTTCGTCGTCGGCTCACTCCACCAACGCACTCTCGTCTCCGTCTCCGACGCCGGCGTCGCCGAAACTCTTATCCGCGATCCCAGCCTCCCCGAAAACGCCTCGATCTTAGGCCTTGCCATCGATTCCGTCAACAGCCGCCTCCTCGCCGCCGTCCACGCCCCACCTCTCCCAGAATTCAATGCCCTCGCCTCCTACGACCTCCGATCTCGCCATCGCATCTCCTTAACACCTCTCCCTTCCGATGGAACCTCCGGTCATCGCCCCGTCGCGAACGCCGTCGCGGTTGATTTCAAGGGTAACGCTTTCATCACGAACTCCGGCGGAAACTTCATCTGGAAGGTAGACAAAGACGGATCCGCCTCGATCTTCTCGAAATCCGCGAGTTACAGTTCCTATCCCGCAACTCCGAACGAAGTGTACTCGTCCTCAGGGCTAAACGGCGCCGTTTACGTAAGCAAAGGGTACCTTCTGGTGGTGCAATCGAACACCGGAAAGATGTTCAAAGTGGACGCCGATGACGGAACGGCGAGGTTGGTTTTGCTAAACAAAGAATTGAAAGGGGCGGACGGGATAGCGGCGAGGAAAGACGGCGTCGTTTTGGTGGTGTCGTATAGGAAGCTGTGGTTCTTGAAGAGTGAGGATAGTTGGGGGGAGGGAGTGGTTTATGACGAAATTGACCTTGATGAAGAGAAGTTTGCTACTGCTGTAGCTGTAGGGAATGAGGGGAGAGTGTATGTATTGAATGGGTATGTGAATGAGGGGTTAAATGGTAATTTGGGAAGGGAGATGTTTGGTATTGAGGAAATGAGGTCTCCCAAAGAGAGTGAAGACGAAAGGGTTTGGATATATGTATTGGTTGGGTTTGGATTGgcttatttcttgttttggaGATTTCAAATGAAGCAACTCATAGGGAACATGGATAAGAAAactaattga